Proteins from one Frankiaceae bacterium genomic window:
- a CDS encoding XamI family restriction endonuclease, with protein sequence MPAYFVSPPTWTTEDMRAARDRAEGIFKEARQREGPRTFEAVCDRIRPQVEGALELTDDLLRLDGEVLREDPVLFQILRYFCGPPISEEDLWTLVGGTKFKRVPSGLAEETAAVISLVIDPVRFPWVEAGRRPTDEERVRAVMATTVLLASRVVGTNRRGDASVRQEAAVAAVLHEAGYELDVARTPIMLLDGLERGRYSRERKVAGAKCDVPVRLRDGRLLALECKVSNGPKNGWKRVNREVGGKAETWRQRFGTQVVTAVVLGGVFDVACLVAAQTQGVALFWEHDLSALTTFVQASDQRTST encoded by the coding sequence GTGCCGGCCTACTTCGTGAGTCCGCCGACCTGGACCACCGAAGACATGCGCGCCGCACGTGACCGTGCTGAGGGGATCTTCAAGGAGGCCCGTCAGCGTGAAGGGCCCCGAACGTTCGAGGCTGTCTGTGATCGCATTCGGCCTCAAGTGGAGGGGGCGCTGGAACTCACAGACGACCTGCTGCGGCTCGACGGCGAGGTACTGCGCGAAGATCCGGTGCTGTTCCAGATCCTGCGGTACTTCTGCGGTCCGCCCATCTCGGAAGAGGATCTCTGGACGCTCGTCGGGGGTACCAAGTTCAAGCGGGTGCCCTCCGGCTTGGCCGAGGAGACCGCCGCGGTCATCTCACTGGTCATCGACCCTGTGCGCTTCCCCTGGGTCGAGGCTGGACGTCGCCCCACCGACGAGGAGCGCGTGCGCGCCGTGATGGCGACCACGGTCCTGCTGGCCAGCCGGGTCGTCGGGACGAACCGGCGAGGCGACGCGTCGGTACGTCAGGAAGCCGCTGTCGCCGCGGTACTCCACGAGGCCGGATACGAGCTGGACGTCGCACGCACGCCGATCATGCTGCTCGACGGGCTCGAACGCGGTCGCTACAGCCGAGAACGTAAGGTCGCGGGCGCCAAGTGCGACGTCCCTGTTCGACTGCGGGACGGTCGCTTGCTCGCGCTTGAGTGCAAGGTGTCGAACGGCCCGAAGAACGGCTGGAAGCGGGTCAACCGCGAGGTTGGAGGCAAGGCCGAGACCTGGCGTCAGCGGTTCGGGACGCAGGTAGTCACCGCGGTCGTGCTGGGTGGCGTGTTCGACGTTGCCTGCCTGGTTGCGGCCCAGACGCAAGGGGTAGCGCTCTTCTGGGAACACGACCTCAGCGCGCTCACGACGTTCGTTCAGGCCAGCGACCAGCGGACCTCCACCTGA